A part of Methanoculleus thermophilus genomic DNA contains:
- a CDS encoding DUF475 domain-containing protein — protein MDWLLIILTVAGLIVFETVSSIDNAIINADVLATMSERARRWFLLWGLIAAVFVIRGLLPWVIVWATNPSLGPMGALLATFSSDPDVVAAIEESSPILLIFGGMFLVLLFFHWLFAEEKNCCLRTEAFFSRQAVWFYAVASILLAAVVWFALQINTMMGFAAVLGSTIFFIVHGFRQNAEVQEARLKGSGMSDVSKLAYLEVLDATFSIDGVIGAFAFTLSVPLILIGNGIGAFVVRELTIRGIDRIRSFCYLKNGAMYSILVLGTIMLADSFGFHIPTWLSPIATFAIVGFFLLRSVQEQKGGSAGAA, from the coding sequence ATGGACTGGTTACTGATTATTCTGACGGTAGCAGGCCTCATTGTCTTTGAGACGGTCTCAAGCATTGATAATGCCATCATCAATGCGGACGTCCTTGCGACGATGAGCGAGCGGGCCCGCAGGTGGTTTCTTCTGTGGGGCCTGATTGCTGCGGTCTTCGTAATCCGGGGGCTCCTGCCGTGGGTGATCGTCTGGGCGACCAATCCGTCGCTCGGGCCCATGGGCGCGCTGCTTGCGACCTTCTCAAGCGATCCTGATGTCGTGGCCGCGATTGAGGAGTCTTCCCCGATCCTTCTGATATTTGGAGGAATGTTCCTTGTCCTCCTCTTCTTTCACTGGCTCTTTGCGGAGGAGAAGAACTGCTGTCTCCGAACCGAGGCGTTCTTCTCCCGGCAGGCCGTCTGGTTCTATGCCGTTGCCTCGATCCTGCTTGCTGCGGTAGTCTGGTTCGCCCTCCAGATCAACACCATGATGGGTTTTGCGGCGGTGCTTGGGTCCACAATCTTCTTCATAGTACACGGATTCAGGCAGAACGCCGAGGTGCAGGAAGCCCGGTTGAAAGGGTCGGGGATGTCGGACGTCTCGAAACTCGCCTACCTTGAGGTCCTCGATGCGACCTTCTCGATCGACGGCGTCATCGGGGCGTTTGCCTTCACGCTCTCGGTCCCCCTCATCCTGATAGGGAACGGAATCGGGGCCTTTGTGGTCAGGGAGCTGACTATCCGGGGTATCGACCGGATCCGGAGTTTCTGTTACCTCAAGAACGGTGCAATGTACTCCATCCTGGTGCTCGGGACGATCATGCTCGCGGACAGTTTCGGATTCCATATTCCCACCTGGCTCTCGCCGATAGCGACATTCGCCATCGTCGGCTTCTTCCTCCTCCGTTCGGTCCAAGAGCAGAAGGGGGGTTCTGCAGGCGCCGCATGA
- a CDS encoding CBS domain-containing protein, whose protein sequence is MGLVKCCREQVVAVSLDTPALEVAKVMGEKNVGSVVVVTGDNRPAGILTDRDLAIRVMAQEKNPGAVRAEEIMTGNVIAFQDNMGIYEAIQKMTDAGIRRMPIIDDAGKLIGIVTMDDIIRMLGEEMAAIAKNIEKQSPPPQKLSAPIPPM, encoded by the coding sequence ATGGGACTTGTAAAGTGTTGCCGTGAGCAGGTCGTCGCCGTCTCACTGGACACGCCGGCGCTGGAGGTGGCGAAGGTCATGGGTGAGAAGAATGTCGGAAGCGTCGTCGTCGTCACCGGTGATAACCGACCTGCAGGCATACTCACCGATCGCGATCTCGCAATCCGGGTTATGGCACAGGAAAAGAATCCGGGCGCGGTGCGGGCAGAAGAGATCATGACCGGGAACGTGATCGCGTTTCAGGATAACATGGGGATCTATGAGGCCATCCAGAAGATGACTGATGCAGGCATTCGGAGGATGCCAATCATCGACGATGCCGGAAAGTTAATCGGGATCGTCACCATGGACGACATTATCCGCATGCTTGGCGAGGAGATGGCGGCTATCGCAAAGAACATCGAGAAACAAAGCCCACCCCCACAGAAACTGAGCGCCCCCATACCACCCATGTGA
- a CDS encoding YbhB/YbcL family Raf kinase inhibitor-like protein: protein MKQKLVVKLDFEEFPAVHTCKGGNRSPAIRVEGILPNIKSLALLATTSPQDGPSKVAWLLWNLPPVPRIPEGFPKGEVVESPLPAVQGTNDFGTIGYRGPCPGAGEAEAYLFRVYALDLDLALSPGATWEDMIRAMEGSINQSGETIVFSFG from the coding sequence ATGAAACAGAAGTTGGTAGTAAAACTGGATTTTGAAGAGTTCCCGGCGGTTCACACCTGTAAGGGAGGGAACCGGTCCCCCGCAATCAGGGTCGAAGGGATCCTCCCGAACATCAAATCACTTGCACTCCTTGCGACGACGAGCCCCCAGGATGGACCGTCAAAGGTGGCGTGGCTTCTCTGGAACCTTCCCCCGGTTCCGCGGATCCCCGAAGGGTTCCCGAAAGGAGAGGTGGTGGAGTCACCGCTCCCTGCAGTACAGGGAACGAACGATTTCGGCACCATCGGTTACCGTGGGCCCTGTCCCGGGGCCGGGGAGGCCGAGGCGTACCTCTTCCGGGTCTATGCGCTCGACCTCGATCTTGCGCTCTCTCCCGGTGCGACCTGGGAGGATATGATCCGCGCGATGGAGGGGTCGATAAACCAGAGCGGGGAGACTATAGTCTTCTCCTTCGGCTAG
- a CDS encoding YbhB/YbcL family Raf kinase inhibitor-like protein: MTSRVATLVVSLRSAEFPIWNTCDGADLSPELRIRGLTDEMHSIAVFALNPFEPGCSFTTWIIWNLSPSPLIPEGIPKQGVVTTPVNAVQGTNDYGSVGWRGPCPPRGETHRYLFKVYGLDDMLDLAPGANKHDLIDAMRGHVLGFGETAAMYSR, encoded by the coding sequence ATGACCTCCAGAGTTGCCACACTGGTCGTCTCTCTCCGTTCGGCAGAGTTTCCCATCTGGAACACCTGCGATGGCGCCGATCTCTCTCCTGAACTGAGGATCCGCGGTCTAACGGATGAGATGCACTCGATAGCGGTCTTTGCGCTGAACCCCTTCGAACCCGGATGCTCTTTTACAACCTGGATCATCTGGAACCTCTCGCCGTCGCCACTGATCCCGGAGGGCATCCCCAAGCAGGGCGTCGTGACGACTCCGGTGAATGCCGTCCAGGGGACGAACGACTATGGGAGCGTCGGGTGGCGGGGCCCCTGTCCGCCTCGGGGTGAGACGCATCGCTACCTCTTCAAAGTCTACGGGCTTGATGATATGCTCGACCTCGCGCCCGGCGCAAACAAGCACGACCTCATCGATGCCATGAGGGGGCACGTCCTCGGGTTCGGCGAGACCGCCGCCATGTACTCCCGGTGA
- a CDS encoding YbhB/YbcL family Raf kinase inhibitor-like protein — MRNLTIKIDFDEFPPEHTCDGEDISPRIRVLGSKAPYLAVIMDDIDAPRGTFTHWLAWNIPSTDEIPEGIPQEPRLSHPVSVVQGMNDFRRTGYGGPCPPKGAPHRFIFRVYGVERELDLPPGVDRTRLVGALATAATEYGEAMAIYERKTVSGIRPPAGRRV, encoded by the coding sequence ATGCGGAACCTGACCATAAAGATCGATTTTGATGAGTTTCCACCGGAGCATACCTGCGATGGGGAGGACATCTCGCCAAGGATAAGGGTTCTCGGGTCGAAAGCCCCCTACCTTGCGGTCATCATGGACGATATCGATGCTCCGCGGGGCACGTTCACCCACTGGCTTGCCTGGAACATCCCTTCGACCGATGAGATTCCGGAGGGCATCCCACAGGAGCCCCGACTCTCCCATCCGGTCTCTGTGGTCCAGGGTATGAACGACTTCCGGAGGACCGGTTACGGCGGTCCCTGTCCGCCGAAGGGTGCGCCGCACCGCTTTATCTTCCGGGTCTATGGCGTGGAGCGGGAACTCGATCTCCCTCCCGGCGTTGATCGTACCCGACTTGTGGGGGCGCTCGCGACGGCCGCGACCGAGTACGGTGAGGCGATGGCGATCTACGAGCGCAAAACCGTCTCCGGCATCAGACCCCCGGCCGGGCGCCGGGTCTGA
- a CDS encoding YbhB/YbcL family Raf kinase inhibitor-like protein produces the protein MEPLTVILNFGVFPVEHTCDGANRSPAITILGVKTPYLAIVMEDPDASRGAFTHWIIWNIPAAERIPEGLPTESILSEPITAVQGTNDSGKVGYTGPCPPQGESHRYLFRIYGLDAPLNLPPGADRIALGRAMGDVIRQYGEAAAAYGRSSEEMPPRC, from the coding sequence ATGGAGCCTTTAACGGTGATACTGAATTTCGGTGTCTTTCCGGTGGAGCATACCTGCGACGGCGCCAACAGGTCCCCTGCGATCACGATCCTCGGTGTGAAGACGCCGTATCTTGCAATCGTCATGGAGGACCCCGACGCCTCGCGAGGTGCGTTCACCCACTGGATTATCTGGAACATCCCGGCCGCGGAGAGGATCCCTGAGGGCCTGCCGACGGAGAGCATCCTCTCGGAACCGATTACGGCAGTCCAGGGGACGAACGACTCCGGAAAGGTCGGCTACACCGGCCCCTGCCCTCCTCAAGGAGAGTCGCACCGCTATCTCTTTCGGATATACGGACTTGATGCCCCCCTCAACCTGCCTCCAGGAGCCGATCGGATCGCTCTAGGGCGTGCAATGGGGGATGTCATCCGGCAGTACGGCGAGGCTGCCGCGGCTTATGGGAGATCGAGCGAGGAAATGCCGCCCCGCTGCTAG
- a CDS encoding phosphoribosyltransferase, which yields MLDMGRIIEDNSLRDRLGVFEDRTDAGRRLAAFLSPLEMIVEPVVCAIPAGGVPPGLEVARALGAPLRMAVVRKVQFPWNPEAGFGAVTWDGRVFLNRALMAGLGLSEAEVDAAVARARKSVEERVERFSGGREAPNLEGRTAILIDDGLATGYTMLAAIEAARTESPKTIVVAVPTGSLHAVNFIARKADLVVCPNIRTGRTFAVAEAYGRWHDLSDQEVQELLIQARDMGLF from the coding sequence ATGCTGGATATGGGCAGGATCATTGAGGATAATTCGCTGCGGGACCGGTTGGGAGTCTTTGAAGATCGGACTGACGCCGGAAGGCGCCTTGCGGCGTTCCTCTCGCCGCTCGAGATGATCGTCGAACCGGTGGTCTGTGCTATCCCGGCCGGGGGGGTGCCGCCGGGGCTTGAGGTGGCGCGGGCGCTCGGGGCCCCACTCCGCATGGCGGTGGTCCGGAAGGTGCAGTTCCCCTGGAACCCGGAGGCGGGGTTCGGTGCGGTGACCTGGGACGGGCGGGTCTTCCTGAATCGTGCTCTCATGGCCGGGCTCGGCCTTTCGGAAGCAGAAGTGGATGCTGCTGTTGCGAGGGCAAGAAAGAGTGTGGAAGAGCGTGTAGAGAGGTTCTCCGGCGGCCGAGAGGCTCCGAACCTCGAAGGCCGGACCGCGATCCTGATCGACGACGGTCTCGCAACCGGATATACTATGCTTGCGGCCATCGAGGCGGCCCGGACCGAGTCGCCCAAAACGATCGTCGTGGCGGTCCCTACCGGCTCACTGCACGCCGTCAATTTCATCGCCAGGAAGGCGGACCTCGTTGTCTGTCCAAATATCAGGACCGGCCGCACCTTTGCAGTGGCGGAGGCGTACGGGCGGTGGCACGATCTCTCCGACCAGGAGGTGCAGGAGTTGCTGATCCAGGCCCGGGACATGGGGCTCTTCTGA
- a CDS encoding ribonuclease HI family protein, with protein sequence MTTRDSVRLYTDGASRGNPGDAAWAYVIVKNGSVVAGRSEYIGTATNNVAEYHAVINGLSAAREFTRERVVVRSDSELIVRQLTGKYRITKEHLAALADEVRRLVREFSEVRFESVPREHPCIQVADRLCNETLDAEQQRRQRQ encoded by the coding sequence GTGACGACGAGAGATTCAGTGAGGCTGTACACCGATGGCGCATCGCGGGGCAACCCGGGAGATGCCGCCTGGGCATACGTGATTGTGAAAAACGGCTCGGTTGTTGCCGGTCGATCGGAGTATATCGGAACGGCCACGAACAACGTGGCCGAGTACCATGCTGTCATCAACGGTCTTTCCGCCGCACGGGAGTTCACCCGCGAGAGAGTCGTCGTCAGGTCGGACTCGGAGCTCATCGTCCGCCAGCTCACCGGGAAGTACCGCATCACCAAAGAGCATCTTGCAGCCCTTGCAGACGAGGTGCGGCGTCTGGTTCGCGAGTTTTCAGAGGTCAGGTTCGAGAGTGTTCCAAGGGAGCATCCCTGTATCCAGGTCGCGGACCGCCTCTGCAACGAGACGCTTGATGCCGAGCAGCAGAGGAGACAAAGGCAATGA
- the tsaA gene encoding tRNA (N6-threonylcarbamoyladenosine(37)-N6)-methyltransferase TrmO, protein MTTVECVPIGFVRSPYRVRGDAPRQGRLVDTVAEIHIYDAYLPGLEDIERSSHLIVLYWLDRAERGLLRATPPGETRERGVFSTRSPARPNPIGLGIVDLVRRNGGVLVVRGLDALDGTPVLDIKPYSPEIDCIPGATGGWRIKKEAGSGAA, encoded by the coding sequence ATGACGACGGTCGAGTGCGTCCCCATCGGTTTCGTCCGCTCACCCTATCGGGTCAGGGGCGACGCCCCACGCCAGGGGCGCCTTGTGGATACCGTCGCGGAGATCCACATTTATGACGCGTATCTCCCGGGACTAGAGGATATCGAGCGGAGCAGCCACCTCATCGTACTCTACTGGCTCGATCGGGCGGAGCGGGGACTGCTTCGTGCAACGCCGCCGGGCGAGACCCGGGAGAGAGGAGTCTTTTCGACCCGTTCACCCGCCCGGCCGAATCCGATCGGGCTCGGGATCGTTGACCTGGTCCGACGGAACGGTGGCGTCCTGGTCGTCAGGGGACTCGACGCCCTGGACGGCACCCCGGTCCTCGACATCAAGCCCTACTCCCCCGAGATCGACTGCATCCCCGGGGCGACCGGCGGGTGGCGGATCAAAAAGGAGGCAGGGTCCGGGGCGGCATAG
- a CDS encoding Mrp/NBP35 family ATP-binding protein, which yields MTQTNEPNKETCAGNCAGCPSAAGCGDPRNANAPRDLPPKAKMSVKHVVLVLSGKGGVGKSTVSTNLAYALANRGYNTGLIDLDIHGPDIPKMLGAEDARLQSFDGKIIEPVRITGNLAVISMAFLLPERNTPVIWRGPMKMAVIRQFLEDVNWGDLDYLIVDLPPGTGDEALTVAQLAPNIAGAVIVTTPQDVAILDSSKAVEFIKKLDLRVLGIVENMSGFICPHCKEEIDVFGKGGGEREAKKLGVPFLGAIPLDPEMRKAADEGRPFIIRRAKDNPTWKSFDAIMEALVKEIEE from the coding sequence ATGACTCAGACAAACGAACCCAATAAGGAAACCTGTGCCGGGAACTGTGCCGGCTGCCCGTCGGCAGCCGGATGCGGGGACCCGAGAAATGCGAACGCCCCAAGAGACCTCCCGCCGAAAGCCAAGATGAGTGTAAAGCATGTCGTTCTCGTCCTCTCAGGAAAAGGAGGGGTCGGAAAGAGCACGGTCTCGACGAACCTCGCCTACGCTCTTGCCAACCGCGGCTACAACACCGGTCTGATCGACCTCGATATCCACGGCCCGGATATCCCGAAGATGCTCGGGGCCGAGGACGCGCGCCTGCAATCTTTCGACGGGAAGATCATCGAACCGGTCAGGATCACCGGCAACCTCGCGGTCATCTCCATGGCGTTCCTGCTTCCTGAGCGCAACACCCCCGTGATCTGGCGCGGACCGATGAAGATGGCGGTCATCCGGCAGTTCCTCGAGGACGTCAACTGGGGCGACCTCGACTACTTGATCGTCGACCTCCCGCCCGGCACGGGTGACGAAGCGCTCACCGTCGCCCAGCTCGCCCCGAATATCGCCGGCGCGGTCATCGTCACCACCCCGCAGGACGTTGCGATCCTCGATTCGAGCAAGGCCGTAGAATTCATCAAGAAACTCGATCTCCGGGTGCTCGGGATCGTCGAGAACATGAGCGGATTCATCTGCCCCCACTGCAAGGAGGAGATCGACGTCTTCGGGAAGGGCGGCGGAGAGAGAGAGGCTAAGAAACTCGGCGTGCCCTTCCTCGGCGCCATCCCGCTCGACCCCGAGATGCGCAAAGCTGCGGACGAAGGAAGACCCTTCATCATCCGTCGGGCCAAGGACAACCCCACCTGGAAGAGTTTCGACGCCATCATGGAAGCCCTTGTGAAAGAGATCGAGGAATAA
- a CDS encoding glutamine synthetase family protein: protein MSRDATSAMLERIEKDNVKFLRLQFTDLLGMPKNVAIPVKQAEKALTGGIGFDGSSIEGFVRIEESDMVLKPDLSTYTLLPWRSRECAEARFVCDVYLANGRPFEGDPRYVLRRAMEDAAKDGYVFNTGPELEFFLFKMLDGRPTTQFQDVGGYFDLAPTDLAEDVRREIILALTEMGFEIEASHHEVAESQHEIDFKYSDALHTADNVITFKFAVKTMALMRGLHASFMAKPIYGICGSGMHTNCSLAKDGVNAFFDPDAPLQLSETCMHFIAGLLKHARAITRVANPTINSYKRLVPGYEAPCYVSWSASNRSTLVRVPAPRGNSTRVEFRSPDPTCNPYLAFAAMLTAGMEGVRQKIEPPAGVDKNIYHMTPEERRRAGIETLPGDLAEAHQALLADDLICRALGPHVVEALTNVANAEWDAYRTMVHPWELDRYLATY from the coding sequence ATGTCCCGCGATGCCACTTCTGCGATGCTTGAGCGTATTGAAAAGGATAATGTCAAATTCCTTCGGTTGCAGTTCACCGACCTCCTCGGCATGCCTAAAAACGTCGCTATCCCGGTGAAGCAGGCGGAGAAGGCCCTGACCGGGGGTATCGGTTTTGATGGGTCCTCGATCGAGGGGTTCGTCCGGATCGAGGAGTCCGATATGGTGCTCAAACCCGACCTCTCGACCTACACGCTCCTGCCCTGGCGATCCCGTGAGTGTGCAGAGGCGCGTTTCGTCTGTGATGTCTACCTGGCTAACGGGAGACCGTTCGAGGGTGATCCACGCTACGTCCTCCGACGGGCGATGGAGGATGCGGCGAAGGATGGCTACGTCTTCAATACCGGACCGGAACTCGAGTTCTTCCTCTTCAAGATGCTCGACGGGCGGCCGACGACACAGTTCCAGGACGTCGGCGGCTACTTCGACCTTGCGCCGACCGACCTTGCCGAGGACGTCCGACGTGAGATCATCCTCGCCCTCACCGAGATGGGATTCGAGATCGAGGCCTCCCACCACGAAGTCGCCGAGAGCCAGCACGAGATCGACTTCAAGTACAGCGACGCTCTCCATACCGCCGACAACGTCATCACGTTCAAGTTTGCGGTCAAGACGATGGCGCTGATGCGCGGCCTGCACGCCTCCTTCATGGCAAAACCGATCTACGGCATCTGCGGGAGCGGGATGCACACCAACTGCTCGCTTGCAAAAGACGGAGTGAATGCCTTCTTCGACCCGGACGCCCCCCTCCAGCTCTCGGAGACCTGCATGCACTTCATCGCCGGGCTGCTCAAACACGCCCGGGCCATCACCCGGGTCGCGAACCCGACGATCAACTCCTACAAGCGGCTCGTCCCCGGATATGAGGCCCCCTGCTACGTCAGCTGGAGCGCAAGCAACCGTTCGACCCTGGTCCGGGTCCCGGCACCGCGAGGCAACAGCACCCGGGTCGAGTTCCGAAGCCCCGACCCCACCTGCAACCCCTACCTCGCCTTTGCGGCGATGCTCACCGCAGGGATGGAGGGTGTCCGCCAGAAGATTGAACCCCCGGCCGGCGTCGATAAAAACATCTATCACATGACCCCCGAAGAGCGGAGACGCGCCGGGATCGAGACCCTGCCGGGCGATCTCGCCGAGGCACATCAGGCCCTGCTCGCCGACGACCTCATCTGCAGGGCTCTCGGTCCGCACGTCGTCGAGGCCCTCACGAACGTCGCAAACGCTGAGTGGGATGCCTACAGGACGATGGTCCACCCCTGGGAGCTTGATCGCTACCTGGCGACATACTGA
- a CDS encoding class II glutamine amidotransferase, which translates to MCGIFGVMDKGRQMMDGSGIREALSMMNERGSGEGAGYVAYGIYPDYRDCYALHILFDNACESKAVVDATLEQWGTIEHDEAIPTYDQPNLRVNSTPWRYFFKPDPSLAAPGSESPEKDVIANLVMQINASAKGAKIVSSGKNVGVFKASGWPEDVANYYRIEDYEGYIWLAHNRYATSNPELWDRPDPFNLHDWSVVENGKITSYGTNRHYVESFGYTCSMSTDSEVIAYMLDLLVRRHGLDINLAIRAFAPPYWEDIDQMPEAEQKLNRALRFAYGSATMNGPFTVLAANPEMMVGFTDRGKLRPMVVGECGDRLYIASEEVAIRAMEPKVESITRPAAGEPVIGRVAQ; encoded by the coding sequence ATGTGCGGCATATTTGGTGTAATGGATAAGGGGCGCCAGATGATGGACGGTTCCGGCATCCGGGAAGCCCTCTCCATGATGAACGAGCGTGGTAGCGGCGAGGGGGCCGGGTACGTCGCCTACGGCATATACCCTGACTACCGGGACTGCTACGCGCTCCATATCCTCTTCGACAACGCGTGCGAGAGCAAGGCAGTTGTCGACGCAACGCTGGAGCAGTGGGGAACGATCGAGCACGACGAGGCGATCCCCACCTACGACCAGCCAAACCTCCGGGTAAACAGCACCCCCTGGCGCTACTTCTTCAAGCCAGACCCATCTCTTGCGGCGCCGGGCAGTGAATCGCCCGAGAAAGATGTCATTGCAAACCTTGTGATGCAGATCAACGCGAGTGCAAAAGGTGCCAAGATCGTCTCGTCCGGCAAGAATGTCGGCGTCTTCAAGGCCAGCGGCTGGCCGGAGGATGTGGCGAATTACTACCGGATCGAGGACTACGAGGGCTACATCTGGCTCGCGCATAACCGCTATGCGACGTCGAACCCGGAACTGTGGGACCGGCCCGACCCATTCAACCTGCACGACTGGAGTGTTGTGGAGAACGGTAAGATCACCTCCTACGGGACCAACCGGCACTACGTCGAGAGTTTCGGCTACACCTGCTCGATGTCCACCGACAGCGAAGTCATCGCATACATGCTCGACCTCCTTGTGCGGCGGCACGGACTTGACATCAACCTCGCAATCCGGGCGTTCGCCCCACCCTACTGGGAGGATATCGACCAGATGCCCGAGGCCGAGCAGAAACTGAACCGCGCTCTCCGGTTCGCCTACGGTTCCGCGACAATGAACGGACCGTTCACCGTCCTGGCCGCGAACCCCGAGATGATGGTCGGGTTCACCGATCGGGGCAAACTTCGCCCGATGGTCGTCGGCGAATGCGGTGACCGCCTCTATATCGCAAGCGAAGAGGTGGCGATCCGCGCCATGGAGCCTAAGGTGGAGTCAATCACGCGGCCGGCTGCAGGAGAGCCGGTGATCGGGAGGGTTGCCCAGTGA